A genomic segment from Corylus avellana chromosome ca5, CavTom2PMs-1.0 encodes:
- the LOC132181445 gene encoding uncharacterized protein LOC132181445, whose translation MYNNVGSQAGVTIPPTNSQPNPFGNAFYGAGSGLIRGGLGAYGEKILGSSSEYVQSNISRYFSDPQYYFQVNDHYVRNKLKVVLFPFLHRGHWTRITEPVGGRLSYKPPIYDINAPDLYIPFMAFGTYVVLAGFSLGLQGKFSPEALNWLFIKGLLGWFLQVALLKVTLLSLGSGEAPLLDIVAYAGYTFTGMCLAVLGKIIWGYSYYALMPWTCLCMGIFLVKTMKRVLFAEVRSYDSSRHHYLLLFIALAQFPLFTWLGNISVNWLI comes from the exons ATGTACAACAATGTAGGAAGCCAGGCTGGGGTGACAATACCGCCAACAAATTCTCAGCCTAATCCATTTGGAAATGCATTTTATGGAGCTGGTTCAGGGCTTATCCGAGGTGGATTGGGTGCATATGGAGAAAAAATCTTAGGATCGAGCTCTGAATATGTGCAAAGCAAT ATAAGTCGGTACTTCTCAGATCCCCAATATTATTTCCAAGTGAATGACCACTATGTGAGGAACAAATTGAAGGTTGTTCTGTTTCCATTCCTGCACAGG GGCCATTGGACACGGATAACTGAGCCAGTAGGTGGCAGGCTCTCTTATAAACCCCCAATTTATGACATAAATGCGCCAGACCTCTACATTCCATTTATGGCATTTGGTACCTATGTTGTTCTTGCTGGCTTCTCATTGGGTCTTCAGGGAAA GTTTAGCCCAGAAGCTCTGAACTGGTTGTTTATCAAGGGATTGCTTGGGTGGTTTCTGCAAGTCGCACTTCTGAAAGTGACATTGCTTTCACTGGGTAGTGGGGAGGCACCCTTGCTGGACATTGTGGCTTATGCAGGATATACTTTCACAGGAATGTGTTTGGCTGTCCTCGGGAAGATAATATGGGGATACTCGTACTATGCTTTAATGCCTTGGACCTGCTTATGCATGGGTATCTTCTTAGTGAAGACGATGAAGAGAGTCCTCTTTGCAGAAGTGAGGAGTTATGATTCGAGCAGGCACCACTATCTCTTGCTCTTTATTGCTTTGGCTCAGTTTCCACTTTTCACATGGCTTGGCAACATTAGTGTTAATTGGCTTATATAA